CGCCCAGATCATTCCCTGGAACTTCCCCATTCTGATGGCCACCTGGAAGCTCGCCCCGGCACTCGCCGCCGGCAACGCGGTCGTCCTGAAGCCGGCCGAACAGACCCCTGCCTCGGTGCACTACTGGATGAGCCTGGTGGCGGACCTGCTCCCGCCCGGTGTCGTGAACATCGTCAACGGCTTCGGCGTCGAGGCCGGCAAGCCGCTGGCCTCCAGCCCCCGGGTCGCCAAGGTCGCCTTCACCGGCGAGACCACCACCGGCCGGCTGATCATGCAGTACGCGTCCGAGCACCTGCGCCCGGTGACCCTCGAACTGGGCGGCAAGAGCCCCAACATCTTCTTCGACGACGTCTCCTCCGCGGCGGACGACTTCCACGACAAGGCGCTGGAGGGCTTCACCATGTTCGCCCTCAACCAGGGCGAGGTGTGCACCTGCCCGTCGCGGGCGCTGATCCAGCGCGGCCACTACGACGACTTCCTCGCGGCCGGCGTGGCCCGTACGGAGAAGATCGTCCAGGGCCACCCGCTGGACACCGACACCATGATCGGCGCCCAGGCGTCCAACGACCAGCTGGAGAAGATCCTCTCCTACCTGGACATCGGCCAGAAGGAGGGCGCCCGCGTCCTGACCGGCGGTTCCCGCGCCGAGTTGGGCGGCGAGCTGGAGGGCGGCTACTACGTCCGCCCGACGATCTTCGAGGGCAACAACGCCATGCGGGTCTTCCAGGAGGAGATCTTCGGCCCGGTGGTGGCGGTCGCCCCCTTCAACGACTTCGACGACGCGATGGGCATCGCCAACGACACCCTCTACGGCCTGGGCGCGGGCGTCTGGACCCGCGACGGCTCCACCGCCTACCGCGCGGGCCGCGCCATCCAGGCCGGCCGGGTATGGACCAACTGCTACCACGCCTACCCGGCGCACGCCGCCTTCGGCGGCTACAAGCAGTCCGGCATCGGCCGGGAGAACCACAAGATGATGCTGGACCATTACCAGCAGACGAAGAACCTGCTGGTGTCGTACTCGCCGAAGAAGCTCGGCTTCTTCTAGAGGCAGGGGGAAGTCGCCCGACCGGGGTCGATCACGGGCCGCCTGCGGCTGCGAACCGGGAGTCTCCCGGCCCGCGCGGTGCCGCATGTCCGACGTCATCGGCCTCGGTAGCGATTTCGCGCCGCACTTCGCGAGAGCACGACATTCCGCTGCTGCCGCGGGCACGACGAACAAACAGATCGGTTCCGCTCTTCACATCACGGAGAATGCGGTCGAGAAGCGTGCCCGGGTGCGTACTCCTCAAGTCCCGTGCACGGAAAACGTGTTGGGCTTGAATGTGAGTCGTCCTCGCACGCCGCTGGATCCTCGTTTCGACATACATAGCGTTGCTATGTTGGGTCGATGATGGATATCGACGCAGCTCAAGCCGTCCTCGACAACAGCCCCTTCGGACCGTGGTGGGGATTCCAGGTGGAAGCTGTCGGGAAGGGGCGGGCCAAGGTCTCGTTACGCCGGCGCCCCGAATTCTTCCGCCCCGGCGGCGTGCTCCAGGGCGGGTGCGCGATGACGCTCGCCGATGTGACCTGCTGGATCGCGATCATGTCGCTGTTCGGCGAGGACGATCCATCCGTCACCCAGCAGATGACGACAAGTTTCCTCGGTCCGGCGCGCACCGACCTGGTCTGCGAGTCGACGATCGTCCGGCCCGGCCGCTTGATCGTCTACGGCACCGCTGACACGACCGACACCGCCGGAAAGCTCGTATCCCACCACACCCTGACCTATGTCCGCCCGCCGGAGCGGAAAGTGGCCTGAGAGATCCGCCCGCCGCCGGCCGTGGCGGCTGGCGTCTAGAGCAGTCCGCCGCTCAATTCGTCATACAGGCGGCCGGCCGTGGGAGAGTCGTTCAGGCGCTGCAGCTCCGCTCGGGTGATCTGCTTGCGGAAGGCTCCCTCGTAGGAGACGTCGCCGGCGTTGTGCATCAGATCAGTGATCCAGATCGCGTATGCCTGGTAGTTCCAGACATGGCTCAGGCAGGTGTCGGAGTAGCTGTCGAGCAGACTCGCATCGCCTTCCCGGACCTTCGCGATGATCGCGCGGGCGAACACCTCGGTGTCGTAGAGGGCGAGGTGGATGCCCTTGGCGCTCATCGGGGGGACGAGGTGGGCCGAGTCGCCGAGCAGGTAGAGGCGGCCGTAGCTCATCGGGCTGTACACCACGGAACGCAGCGGCACGATCCGCTTGTCGACGATGCGTCCGGTGGGCACGTCGGCACCGAAGCGGGCCGCCAGCTCGCTCCAGACACGCTCGTCCGGCCACTGCGCGGCAGTGTCACCGGCCGGGCACTGGAGGTAGAGGCGGCTGGCATCCGCACCGCGGGGGAACCGTGCGGCCAGGCCGCGGTCGTGGATCGCCATGCCGAAGGGGTCCGCCGGCACCTCGGCCATGACGCTGAGCCAGGAGTACGTGTACTCGTGGGAGTAGAGGGTGAGCGCGCCGGCGGGGACGGAGGCCCGGCTGACGCCATGGAATCCGTCGCAGCCGGCGACGAAGTCGCAGGGAACATCCGTACGCCGCGGCTGTCGACCGTACCCGCACGCTGCCGCTTCTCGACGTACGCACGGCTGTGCTTCTCCACGATGATGCAGCTGATGCCGCTGCGCAGGAGGAAGTTGCCGAGCGTGAGCCCGGCCACTCCGGCGCCGACGATGACGACGGTGGTGGTGTTCTCCGCTGTCTCAACCATGTGCGTTGCGAGCCTTTCGGCGAGAGGGACAGCCGGCCGCGCCGCAGATGCACGGCCGCCGTGCCGCACGGAGGGTGCGGCCTGGCTCACCACTGTGGGCGCGGCGGCCATCGCCACCCACCGGGATGTGGACAGGGGATACCGGAAACCCGCCAACGTGGCAGTGGGCAACGCCGGGCGCCCGCCGGACCGACGACGGCTACCTGCTGTGGTTACGCAGATCGGCCTGGTAGCGGCCGGGGGTCTGGCCGACGATCTCGGTGAAGGCGTCGATGAAGCTCGACGGGTTGGACCAGCCGCACTCCATCGCCGTGTCGGTGACCGACCGGCCCTTGCTGAGCTGTGCCAGGACGTGGTGGATCCGCAGCGTGGTGCGCCAGCGGTGGAAACTCATGCCGAGTTCGGCGTGGAACAGGCGGCTCAAGGTCCGCTCGCTGGCTCCCGCGGCCCGCCCCAACTCGGCCAGGGTCGCGCTCCGGCCGGGATCGGCGTGCAGGAGCTCGGCGACCGCGCGGAGCCGGTCGTCGTGGGGCTCGGGCAGGTGCAGGGACTGTTCGGGGGTCGTGGCGAGCTCGTCGATCACCACGGCGAGCAGGCGTCGGACGGCACCGGGGCGGGCTTCCGCCCGATCGGTCAGCGCCAGCAGGGCCTCGCGCAGCAGGGGGCCCACCGCGAACACACTGGGATGTGCCACCAGTTCGTCGCACAGGTCGACCGGGACCGTGACAAGGCGGGCGTCGGTGGTGCCGTAGAAGCGGTGCGCATGCTCGAACCCCGGCGGTGTCCATGTCACGCGGTGCGCGGGAGCAACCCAGGTTCCTCGCTCGGTCGTGGTGGCGAGGGCCCCTGCGGCCGCGTACACCAGCTGGCCATCGGAGTGGGAGTGCGGCTCGAACCGGAAACCGTGCGGGATCCAGGCACCGCCGCGAAGCGCGGTCGACGGCGGCAGAGAGGATAACGGGCCTGGCGGGAGGGTTTGGGGCACAGGGCGTCAATTTACCGGCCGAGATGTGCGACTGGCGTCAGGCTCCCGAGCGGCTGGGGACCGGCCGGGACCCGTAGGACTTGTCCGGCCGAGCATGCGGCTACTCCGGGCCCGGGTCGTTGATGT
The sequence above is a segment of the Streptomyces lydicus genome. Coding sequences within it:
- a CDS encoding AraC family transcriptional regulator, producing MPPSTALRGGAWIPHGFRFEPHSHSDGQLVYAAAGALATTTERGTWVAPAHRVTWTPPGFEHAHRFYGTTDARLVTVPVDLCDELVAHPSVFAVGPLLREALLALTDRAEARPGAVRRLLAVVIDELATTPEQSLHLPEPHDDRLRAVAELLHADPGRSATLAELGRAAGASERTLSRLFHAELGMSFHRWRTTLRIHHVLAQLSKGRSVTDTAMECGWSNPSSFIDAFTEIVGQTPGRYQADLRNHSR
- a CDS encoding PaaI family thioesterase, with translation MMDIDAAQAVLDNSPFGPWWGFQVEAVGKGRAKVSLRRRPEFFRPGGVLQGGCAMTLADVTCWIAIMSLFGEDDPSVTQQMTTSFLGPARTDLVCESTIVRPGRLIVYGTADTTDTAGKLVSHHTLTYVRPPERKVA
- the adh gene encoding aldehyde dehydrogenase, whose protein sequence is MARYANPGSTDAVMSYLPRYDHWIGGEFVAPALGRYFENPTPVNGQPFCEVARGTAEDVERALDAAHAAAPGWARTPAAERAAVLNRIADRMEQHLEALAVAESWENGKPVRETLAADIPLAIDHFRYFAGAVRAQEGSLSEIDEDTVAYHFHEPLGVVAQIIPWNFPILMATWKLAPALAAGNAVVLKPAEQTPASVHYWMSLVADLLPPGVVNIVNGFGVEAGKPLASSPRVAKVAFTGETTTGRLIMQYASEHLRPVTLELGGKSPNIFFDDVSSAADDFHDKALEGFTMFALNQGEVCTCPSRALIQRGHYDDFLAAGVARTEKIVQGHPLDTDTMIGAQASNDQLEKILSYLDIGQKEGARVLTGGSRAELGGELEGGYYVRPTIFEGNNAMRVFQEEIFGPVVAVAPFNDFDDAMGIANDTLYGLGAGVWTRDGSTAYRAGRAIQAGRVWTNCYHAYPAHAAFGGYKQSGIGRENHKMMLDHYQQTKNLLVSYSPKKLGFF